The Candidatus Delongbacteria bacterium region AAATAAAGCACGTATCTTTCAAAGATATTTTAGTACAAAATCATCTGATGGTAGAGGTTTAGGAACCTTCTCAATGAAGTTGTTTGGTGAGAAATATCTAAAGGGTGAAGTAAATTTCACTTCAGATAAAATAACTGGAACCGAATTTTATCTTAAAATACCTATTAAGCTTGAGAATTCATTACCATGAGGTTTATATTCATAGGGAAAACTTATATCATTATAAACGATAATGTTCAGTAATTTGATTAGACAGCAAATCTATAAATTGTAAACTATTTCGATACCGTCATATTTAGGTATCAAACTCAAAGAACAATTTTTTTTATGAAGGAATGGGATAAGGTATCCTGTTGTTGTCCCTAAAATTGCACCTGAAATTACATCAGTAAAAAAATGCGATCCAGATGTTACTCTTGTAATTCCAACAGAACTTGCAAGTAGATAACTCCCAACGATTATAGAATTTCGAGTAAATGATGGTTCATAATCACTTATCAAAATTGATGTTATAAAACCAGCACTGGCAAAAGAATAAGCTGTATGTCCTGATGGAAAACTCTTATTATATTCATCATCAAAATTGTCAGGAATATTTTTGAAATAAGCATAAGGCCTGATTCTGGAAAAACTGTTTTTTAATAACTCTTTAACTCCGGTCGTCAATAATAATGTTTCGGCATACATGATGCCATAAGTTTTAAGTTCGTTATACTTCCTATCTAAAACAAACAATAGGGGAGAGGCAACTAAATAATAAGCTGTATAAGTCGAGTAAATATCAGGAATCTCATGAAATCCGTTCATAAAAAATTCATCAAGATTATTGATTTTACTTTTGCTTCCTACCGATTTGTTTTTGGGATCAGTAAAAAGAGTTATTCCTGAGGCTAAAACTCCACTACCAGATAGCAGGATATCTTTAGTTAGTGAAATTTCAAATTCAGAGCCAAGGAGGCATTTATATAGTACAATTATTAAAATAACGATTCTCATTTATAGCCTTTTTTTTGCTGAAAAGTATAGCTTAAAATTAGATAAATCAAATCTTAAGATAAAAAAATAGATTATTTACAATTCGTTATGAATATAAAAAGGTTATTACAATATTGAGAATACTAATGCTGAAAATTTATTTGTGTACAAATAATAATGGGTATGAGACCCTAAAATGAAAAAAAGCTGCCAAATGGGCAGCTTTTTTTCATAGAGAGATTTAGAAATTTATTCCATACTCTTTGTTCAATTTCTTTTTTGTAACTTCCTGTTTCAAAGGTGGTAGCCTATCGATAAATAGAACTCCATCCAAATGATCGTTTTCATGCTGAATAGCTCTTGCCATTAAACCAGTGGCCTCAATAGTTTTTCTTTCTCCGTCTAGATTTGTATATTCAACAGTAACAAATTTAGCTCTTTTTACTTTCTCATAGACACCAGGAACAGATAGACAGCCTTCTTCTGCTGTAACTGATCCCTTTTTTGTCAAAATAACTGGATTAATAAAAACTTCTTCTTCATATTTTTTTCTGTCTTCAGTATCTGAATCATCTTCAGGAGGTATCGAGAGAATAAACATTCTAATTGATTTTCCAACTTGAGGAGCAGCAAGACCTACACCAGAATAATCATAGCATGTTTTAAACATTTTCTTAACAAGTTCTTTTATATCATCAGTAATCTCATCAACATCTTTAGCCTTCTGATACAGAACATCATCTCCATATTCCATAACTTCCATTTATATCCTCCAGGTAATAAAAATAATGGGATAATTCTCAATCAGAGTATATCCCAAAACTTTTAGATCTATTTCCAAACTATTCTAACGTACTATTTTTTTTCTGTAGTAGTTGAAGCCGCGGATACAGAATCTTTATTTATTTCTACTATATTGTCTTTACCAATATTTATCATGAATGTAGCATCTTTAACTTCAACGATTTTTCCATGGAAACCACCAATAGTTACTACTTTGTCTCCAGTTTTAAGAGCTGAAATCATTTCTCTTTGCTGTTTTGCTTTTTTAGCCTGTGGTCTAATCATGAAGAAATAGATAATAACGATTATTAATATGAAAGGAAGCATGCTACCAAACATATCACCCTGAGTCGCTTCTCCGCCCGACATTGCAAGAAAGTTAATTGAACCCACAATACGCTCCTAGTTTAATTTGTCATAATATAGCTTAAAATGAGGGATTCTGCAATAATAACAACCATAGAATATTAAAATAAAAATCCTATTGATTATCCATTTCGATTATTCGGTCATATTCCACATGATTGTCTATTAAGATTTTTTCGACATTCTCTGCATCGCCAATAAATTCAACGCAATAGCCACAATCACTTGAAAATTCTCTTGGAACGCTAGTTATCTTGTTTTCGATATTGCTTTTTTTTAGAAGTTTTTCACTCCATAGGGCGTGGTTTGTCGAAAAAAATAAAATAAGGTATTTCATGTTACTTCCTATTAGAAATAATATTTTTTAATGCTTTGATAGAGAAATCAATCTCTTCTTCTGTATTGAATACATTAAAGCTAAACCTGACAGTTCCATTTGGAAAACTACCCAAAGTTTTATGAGCCATTGGTCCACAATGAAGACCGGCTCTGGACATTATATTAAAATCATCAGACAATTTCTGTGAAACTTCAGAACAAGATTTGTTTTTAACATTAAATGAGATTACTCCACACATTGAATTAGTGGAGTTGTAATGTGTAATTTCTGGTATGTTTTCAATATTTCTAATGAAGTGGTCTTGCAATTTCATCTTGTGTTTTGAAATTTCTTTAGAGCCGATTTTTTTGATAAAATCCATTCCTGCTGATAATCCAGCAATACCTGAAATATTCATTGTACCGGATTCTAATTTGTCAGGAAAAAAATCAGGCTGGAACTCTTTTTCAGAAAGACTACCTGTTCCTCCAAAAACATGAGGTTTAATCCTTTGAATGTCAAAATCATCAGAAATTACAATTCCTCCGGTGCCTGTTGGTCCATAAAACCCTTTGTGTCCAGCAAAACAAAAAATGTCAGCTTTGAGATCATCAAAATCAAAAATCCCAGCTGATTGTGCACAATCCATAATAGTTGAAAAATTATACTTTTTACAGAGACTAATAATTTTTTTTGCTTCTTGTACGGTACCATTGACATTGGATGCATGATTAAAGACAACAATTCCAGGCTTTTTAATTTTCAGAATATTTTCCAGATTATCAAGGTTTATCATACCATTTTGAAATGAAGGGATGGTATTTAAATCAATATAGCCTCTTTTTTCCAGATCTCTTAAAGGTCTAATAACCGAATTGTGTTCCATATTTGAACAGATTACAGTGTCTCCCTTTTCTATCAATCCAAAAATAGAATAATTTAAAGCATGAGTGCAATTAAGTGTAAATATAACATTCATCGGATTCGAAATACCGAAGTAATCTGCAATTTTTAAACGTGTTTCAAAAATTATACGCCCTGATTCGACCGCTAGTCTGTGGCCAGACCTACCAGAATTACCTCCGATATTTTTCATATAAAAATTAACAGCATCATAAACAGATTCTGGTTTCGGAAAACTTGTTGCGGCGTTATCAAAATATAGAGCTTTCATTCTAGATTCCTTATCTCTCATTCTGTCATGAAAATATGAAATTTATTGAGAATTAAAAGAAGATAATGATCACGTATGATCATTATCTTCATAATACAGAATTATTTTACAATATAAATTGTGTAATCAGATTCATTTGTGATTTCAAAACTTTTATTTGATCTAGATAATAGCCTTGCAACATTTTCTTTGGAAGCTTCACTATCCAGAAGTATTTTCATTGGAATAAGATTTTCTTTTAGAGCTTTACTAACTCTCATTACCGGTTCTGGACAAGAAAGCCCTCTTACATCAATTTCATTCATGATTTACACCTTTCTTCTTTCGATCATAGTAATTCCAACTACAAAGCAAAAAATAATACCAATGATTGTTGCATATGCTCCAAATTCACCAATTCCTTTACCTGATGAAGCGAGAGAAAAATTATGGGCAAAAGCTGCACCTGTTAACATCCCAAAAATGAAAATACCAGAATCGCCATCTCCTTCACCACACAAAATTAATTGTCTTCCTGGACAGCCTCCAGCTAACGCAAAAGCTAAACCAGAAAGAACCATTCCAAGGAAATTCCATAGATGCATAGTATGAGCTATAGGTTGACCTTCGAATCCTGGGTTGAATTGTCCAAAGATTAAATTCATTATGAAAGCAGCAATAATAAAGCTGATCACTCCAAAGAAAAGGTGAAAATCCCTAATCATCAGGATATCTCTAAATGAACCCATAGTACAAAATCTGCTTCTTTGAGCTAATCCGCCAATTATTAAACCGGCTACCAGACTAATCCAGATTGCTGCGTGCTGAGAACCTGGTCCTGATGTGCTTAAAACTATTTTTGAAAAGTTAAAAATTAAAAAAAGGAAAAGTATTATCATAAAAGCTGGCATTATATAACCATTAAGTTTTCCTTTTTGTTGATAAGATCTACCTAGTGAAAAACCCTTTTTTATGAAGAATACTCCGATTGCAATTCCAGTAATCAATCCTGCGAGTCCAGTTATAGCATTTAAATCTCCACCTGCCAGTCTAAGTGAAGCTCTCCAAGGACAGCCTAGGAATACCAGAGCCCCTATCATTGCGAAAATACCTAGAAAAAATCTTATAATTCCGGAAGAACCTCCCCTTGGCTTAAACTCTTTTTTCCACATAGAAATTATAAATGCTCCAAGGAGAATTCCTATAATTTCTGGTCTGATATACTGTACAAC contains the following coding sequences:
- a CDS encoding phosphatase PAP2 family protein, whose protein sequence is MRIVILIIVLYKCLLGSEFEISLTKDILLSGSGVLASGITLFTDPKNKSVGSKSKINNLDEFFMNGFHEIPDIYSTYTAYYLVASPLLFVLDRKYNELKTYGIMYAETLLLTTGVKELLKNSFSRIRPYAYFKNIPDNFDDEYNKSFPSGHTAYSFASAGFITSILISDYEPSFTRNSIIVGSYLLASSVGITRVTSGSHFFTDVISGAILGTTTGYLIPFLHKKNCSLSLIPKYDGIEIVYNL
- the def gene encoding peptide deformylase; amino-acid sequence: MEVMEYGDDVLYQKAKDVDEITDDIKELVKKMFKTCYDYSGVGLAAPQVGKSIRMFILSIPPEDDSDTEDRKKYEEEVFINPVILTKKGSVTAEEGCLSVPGVYEKVKRAKFVTVEYTNLDGERKTIEATGLMARAIQHENDHLDGVLFIDRLPPLKQEVTKKKLNKEYGINF
- the yajC gene encoding preprotein translocase subunit YajC; the encoded protein is MGSINFLAMSGGEATQGDMFGSMLPFILIIVIIYFFMIRPQAKKAKQQREMISALKTGDKVVTIGGFHGKIVEVKDATFMINIGKDNIVEINKDSVSAASTTTEKK
- a CDS encoding DUF3343 domain-containing protein, whose product is MKYLILFFSTNHALWSEKLLKKSNIENKITSVPREFSSDCGYCVEFIGDAENVEKILIDNHVEYDRIIEMDNQ
- a CDS encoding aminotransferase class V-fold PLP-dependent enzyme gives rise to the protein MKALYFDNAATSFPKPESVYDAVNFYMKNIGGNSGRSGHRLAVESGRIIFETRLKIADYFGISNPMNVIFTLNCTHALNYSIFGLIEKGDTVICSNMEHNSVIRPLRDLEKRGYIDLNTIPSFQNGMINLDNLENILKIKKPGIVVFNHASNVNGTVQEAKKIISLCKKYNFSTIMDCAQSAGIFDFDDLKADIFCFAGHKGFYGPTGTGGIVISDDFDIQRIKPHVFGGTGSLSEKEFQPDFFPDKLESGTMNISGIAGLSAGMDFIKKIGSKEISKHKMKLQDHFIRNIENIPEITHYNSTNSMCGVISFNVKNKSCSEVSQKLSDDFNIMSRAGLHCGPMAHKTLGSFPNGTVRFSFNVFNTEEEIDFSIKALKNIISNRK
- a CDS encoding sulfurtransferase TusA family protein codes for the protein MNEIDVRGLSCPEPVMRVSKALKENLIPMKILLDSEASKENVARLLSRSNKSFEITNESDYTIYIVK
- a CDS encoding YedE-related selenium metabolism membrane protein; the encoded protein is MKNFFSTRKGIIITGLVIGIIAATLQFFGNPANMGICVACFERDIAGAIGLHKAGVVQYIRPEIIGILLGAFIISMWKKEFKPRGGSSGIIRFFLGIFAMIGALVFLGCPWRASLRLAGGDLNAITGLAGLITGIAIGVFFIKKGFSLGRSYQQKGKLNGYIMPAFMIILFLFLIFNFSKIVLSTSGPGSQHAAIWISLVAGLIIGGLAQRSRFCTMGSFRDILMIRDFHLFFGVISFIIAAFIMNLIFGQFNPGFEGQPIAHTMHLWNFLGMVLSGLAFALAGGCPGRQLILCGEGDGDSGIFIFGMLTGAAFAHNFSLASSGKGIGEFGAYATIIGIIFCFVVGITMIERRKV